Proteins encoded by one window of Sphingosinicella sp. BN140058:
- a CDS encoding response regulator transcription factor, which translates to MEDRKMIAVVDDDESVRESLPELLKSFGFDARPFASAEAFLTSGECGAADCLILDVAMPGMSGPELQQALRRLGHRIPIIFITAHSDEKGWSALLASGAVACLIKPFSEDAILDAVRLALERE; encoded by the coding sequence ATGGAAGATCGCAAGATGATCGCCGTCGTGGATGATGACGAATCCGTGCGAGAATCCTTGCCCGAATTGCTGAAATCTTTCGGCTTCGATGCAAGACCATTTGCGTCGGCGGAAGCGTTTCTGACGTCCGGTGAATGCGGTGCCGCCGATTGCCTGATCCTCGACGTGGCGATGCCCGGCATGAGCGGTCCCGAGCTTCAGCAGGCGCTCCGCCGCCTCGGCCACCGGATACCGATCATATTCATCACCGCGCACTCCGATGAGAAAGGCTGGTCCGCTTTGCTCGCCAGCGGGGCTGTTGCCTGCCTCATCAAGCCGTTCAGCGAGGACGCGATCCTCGATGCGGTCAGGCTCGCGCTCGAACGCGAATGA